Genomic window (Drosophila sulfurigaster albostrigata strain 15112-1811.04 chromosome 2R, ASM2355843v2, whole genome shotgun sequence):
aatgaagtaaaaatTCCTGGGAAGGAAgcatacaacattttaaatttttgacaaTTGTAGATTTAACCGAAAAGCCTGATTAAGCTACGCTGAGCGTCTTTGAACTCAtagagttttaaataaatgtcaaaatttaaGCTGCATTTACCATGATTCGAGTAATAattagcaaacaaaattattattatttgatttagaatcgtttttgtttataatattttgcttataCCTTTCCTAAACCTTCCTAAACTTGAAATTTGCACTTCACAAAAAgcacaaatacatttttttagtTGTGAACACagtttttaatgttaataatttattttacatattattatttatttttatttttggtttgcgtACAAATTTTAGAACAATCACAATGCAAATGGAACAAATGTTTGCGGGCTTTTGCTGTAAGATGTGACCACATGCCAATATAACGACTTTCACAAACGAAAAAGTTCCCAAAAAATACCAGGGtaaaattgcaaacattttttttggaacTAGtatctaaattaaaataattaaatttcataatacggaacatatgtaaatatgcgAAAGCTTGAACTCTTTTACCCACTGTGCaaaattagtattttaattaagaaaaaataagCACTTTTAATAATACGGACGTATCAGATTCAAGTTTTGAGTCAAATTTATAGTCTTAAAACGAGCGTAAGTATTATCGGTTTAAAGAACATTCaaattatcattttaaattagtagtgatatcaaaatatataaagtatgcgctatttataaataacacaGCGTGGTAGCTTTGTAACGCTCCTTCAATTCCAATTAAGCATTGCCAGTGGTTCAACGAACATCCTCAAGGATTTATAGCTTTCTTAACAAATGTTTCACATCTATcccttaaaaataatttttctaaattttggGAGAATATTCTTGCAATCCTCGAATGCACAGCTATTAATTAGATGAAATACTTACTTTCCCCAACTAATCTCTATTAAAAAGTCTACTATTATGAAAATCGCATATTTAAGtcagaaaacaacaaacttaTTTGTGATCCGAGCACTTTATTACTTAGACGCATCAACGGCAAACACACAGTACGTAAATTAATCTTTGCTCTTAAATCTGACTTAAAATCCAGAGAACCATCCAACCAAccaaaggaaaaagaaaattaattaagctgTTGGCAGGAATGTCAGTTTCTCGTTGAGTTGCAGCTGCGTCTTTATCAATTGGGATAGTGTGATGACCATCAACAGATCGCGTACGTTGGCATTGAACATCTGCGTAAATTGCTCATGGGACATGTGTGGCACTGAGTGAATGAGGTCGAGCAGCTGTCGCCCAACAGCATTATCCGGCGTTACTTTGTGTGCGATGACATCGTCCACATACTTCAGTATGAGGTCCAGTAGTGATTGCAGTTTCGTTGAGGCCTCCGATATCTGTGCCAAATCCAACATGGGTGGCACGGTCTTGGGCCGATGAGCAGGCGACACACCCACCGTCTTCTGGAGCAGTTTCAGGCCAAAGGTCTCTGGTTCGTAGCTGGTCAGCTCCACGGGTATTGGGGTAAACATGCAGCCGGTCTTGCCGCCGGGCACGCCTAGCTGAATGCAGACATAGGCACGCAGACCCATGCGACCGCCTTGCAGGGAGGTGTCCACCGTCAAGTGCACCGGGTTGTTGCATTCCCGAGCGTAGTACTCGTGTATGACGGAGCTGTGGTTCGTCACTTCGTTGCCGGTAGCCCACCAACCAACCACACTCTCGTTGGCATTCACCTTGCGATTCAAATCGTACATATCCAGCGCATAGCTCAGTTCGGCTTCCACCTGGTCGTCGTGCTCCTTGTGAGGCACACAGAAGCAATTGGTAACCTCGACGACTCCCTTGTCAACAGAGCCAAGCAGTGTGCCGATGACGCGATGTGAGTCAGCATTGCGGCGTTCAAAAGCGTCTACAACTTGGAAAAGCACCACGGGGTGCACACGTACGGTTAAATTTAAAGCCgacatttttgatatttcgTACGAATAATgcgaaaaattaataaatttttgcaatCGCCACGCTGCGTGAAAAGAACTCAAGGAAGAGTGGGACCGCAACAGGaatttcgaaatatactatttgCGGAcaaaaaacataccaaataccaGGGTTGATGTTGTACAATTTTCAGAGCTGCCAATCTGTCTGAACAATATGTTCAAAATTGAGCAACGGTTGTGCCACTGTTGATTACAGGGTGTcaacttcaaaataaataaattcaatagcATACTTTCAGGTAATTGAAAATTCCAAGCGTTTTTTAAGATGAATAAATTTCATACAATACTTTTCGGCATTTCAAAAATCCCATGCGATATTTCCAAATTGTTGAAGGATTATGGAAAACATTTGTAAACATTCATTATTCAAAATACTGgtacataaaaacaaatttttattaaataaatgtcttATAATATGCTCACTTAGCATAGGATACGCTAGGGGTAGTAATTGTATTTCTACGTGAGATAGGCCCTAAAACATTTTGGGCTTGTTCGTCTAGATGTCTTTGCCGATTATCTAAAATGTTCATTAGTTCACTAcgaagacacacacacacatacaaatatgcaTTGGAAATACAATCGTACAACATTTAGTCTCTACCACACTTCACATTTATGAACGGGGTTCATTGGCGATCCTTCTGGGCACTGGAAGTCCTTGGCAAAGTCCTTCATATTGCTCAACGAACCCAACACACGGAACTCCGATGGCGAATGAACGCCTGTAGTAATTCTCATCTTCAGCGATTCCTTACGATACTTGGCACACCAGGTCTGCCCAGCCGAGATCCAGAACATTTGCTGTGGCGTATAGTCGAGGCCAGGCAACTTTGGCTCTGGACCGTGCTTCTCCACCCAACGTTGGTAGGCGATATACGATTCCTTGACGCCACCATTATCGGCGATATTCTCGCCCTGCGTATTAATGCCGTTCAActgtgaaaatgaaataaaatacagatTAATTACTAAATTGATTTACAGtaaatattaatgtttttCATTACATTCAAGCCCGTTAAACGTTCCGTGTAGTTGCCATACTGTTCAATGATACATTGAGCCTTGTTCAGATAAGCCTTCTGTGTATCTGGTTGCCACCAATCACGCAGGTTGCCCTTCACATCGAACTGGCGACCCTGATCGTCGAATCCATGAGTGATTTCGTGACCGATCACATAGCCAATTGCTCCGAAGTTCATGTACTT
Coding sequences:
- the LOC133837807 gene encoding eukaryotic translation initiation factor 3 subunit F-1 is translated as MSALNLTVRVHPVVLFQVVDAFERRNADSHRVIGTLLGSVDKGVVEVTNCFCVPHKEHDDQVEAELSYALDMYDLNRKVNANESVVGWWATGNEVTNHSSVIHEYYARECNNPVHLTVDTSLQGGRMGLRAYVCIQLGVPGGKTGCMFTPIPVELTSYEPETFGLKLLQKTVGVSPAHRPKTVPPMLDLAQISEASTKLQSLLDLILKYVDDVIAHKVTPDNAVGRQLLDLIHSVPHMSHEQFTQMFNANVRDLLMVITLSQLIKTQLQLNEKLTFLPTA